A region of Ochrobactrum quorumnocens DNA encodes the following proteins:
- a CDS encoding 1-deoxy-D-ribulose 5-phosphate reductoisomerase: MTTNVALVGLARDLQARAETGKPIRIGLIGAGEMGTDIVTQVARMPGIEVGALSARRLPNTFKAVRTAYGDEDNAQEANTESAMTRAIEGGKIAVTGDNDLILTNPLIDVIIDATGIPEVGAETGIKAIENGKHLVMMNVEADVTIGPYLKAQADKHGVIYSLGAGDEPSSCMELIEFVSALGYEVVSAGKGKNNPLNFDAIPDDYQEEADRRNMNVRLLVEFIDGSKTMVEMAAIANATGLVPDIAGMHGPRAAIDQLSSTLIPQADGGVLTKSGVVDYSIGKGVSPGVFVVAKMDHPRLNERLEDLKIGKGPYFTFHRPYHLTSLEVPLTVARAVLYGKSDMVPLPKPVAEVCAVAKKDLQPGDHLDAIGQYCYRSWIMTTPEARSAKAIPCGLLQNGTVTAPIKKGELITYANAAPQPGSKIAELRALQDKMIYG, translated from the coding sequence CGCGCGACCTTCAGGCACGCGCTGAAACAGGGAAACCAATCCGCATAGGTCTTATCGGTGCTGGCGAGATGGGCACCGATATTGTCACGCAAGTTGCCCGCATGCCTGGCATTGAAGTCGGCGCGCTATCTGCGCGACGCCTGCCTAACACTTTCAAAGCCGTGCGCACCGCTTATGGCGATGAAGACAACGCACAAGAAGCAAATACTGAGAGTGCCATGACCCGCGCCATTGAGGGCGGCAAGATTGCAGTTACTGGCGACAACGATCTGATTCTCACCAATCCGCTGATCGACGTCATTATCGATGCAACCGGCATTCCCGAAGTGGGTGCTGAAACCGGTATCAAGGCGATTGAAAACGGCAAGCATCTTGTGATGATGAATGTCGAAGCCGATGTCACCATCGGCCCTTATCTTAAAGCACAAGCAGATAAACACGGCGTGATTTATTCGCTGGGAGCAGGTGACGAACCTTCCTCCTGCATGGAACTGATCGAATTCGTCTCGGCGCTTGGCTACGAAGTCGTTTCCGCAGGCAAGGGCAAGAACAACCCGCTCAATTTTGATGCCATCCCTGACGACTATCAGGAAGAAGCCGACCGTCGGAACATGAATGTCCGCCTGCTGGTCGAATTCATTGATGGTTCAAAAACCATGGTCGAGATGGCAGCCATTGCCAATGCAACTGGCCTTGTTCCTGATATTGCCGGGATGCACGGACCGCGTGCAGCAATCGATCAGTTAAGCAGCACGCTTATCCCACAAGCCGATGGTGGCGTGCTGACAAAAAGCGGTGTCGTCGATTATTCTATCGGCAAAGGCGTTTCACCCGGCGTCTTTGTTGTGGCTAAGATGGACCACCCTCGCCTCAATGAGCGGCTGGAAGATCTGAAAATCGGTAAAGGCCCCTACTTCACCTTCCACCGCCCTTATCACCTTACGTCGCTTGAAGTGCCACTGACAGTCGCGCGCGCCGTTCTGTACGGCAAATCCGATATGGTGCCGTTGCCAAAGCCGGTAGCGGAAGTCTGCGCGGTCGCAAAGAAAGACTTGCAGCCGGGCGATCATCTCGATGCCATCGGTCAATATTGCTATCGTTCGTGGATCATGACGACACCGGAAGCACGCAGTGCCAAGGCCATTCCTTGCGGCTTGCTGCAAAACGGCACCGTCACTGCACCAATCAAAAAGGGTGAACTCATCACCTATGCCAACGCAGCACCACAGCCCGGCTCCAAGATTGCCGAGCTGCGTGCGTTGCAGGACAAGATGATCTACGGTTGA
- a CDS encoding NAD(P)(+) transhydrogenase (Re/Si-specific) subunit beta, protein MSINVAAFLYLVSGVLFILALRGLSHPTTSRQGNTFGMVGMAIAIVTTLLLARPSFGGLVLILLGIGIGGGIGAVIARRIAMTAMPQLVAAFHSLIGLAAVLVAAAAIYSPHSFDIGEVGQIHAQALIEMSLGVAIGAITFTGSIIAFLKLDGRMSGKPIMLPGRHLINAALAIAIVLLIAVLVNTESHFVFWLIVVLSLVFGVLIIVPIGGADMPVVVSMLNSYSGWAAAGIGFTLGNLALIITGALVGSSGAILSYIMCKGMNRSFISVILGGFGGDTSAAGGNGEVEQRPVKQGSADDAAFIMKNASKVIIVPGYGMAVAQAQHALREMADKLKAEGVEVKYAIHPVAGRMPGHMNVLLAEANVPYDEVFELEDINSEFATADVAFVIGANDVTNPAAKTDPQSPIFGMPILDVDKAGTVLFIKRGMGSGYAGVENELFFRDNTMMLFADAKKMVESIVKALDH, encoded by the coding sequence ATGAGCATTAATGTTGCAGCCTTTCTTTATCTCGTCTCGGGCGTGCTGTTTATTCTGGCGCTGCGTGGTTTGTCACATCCCACGACCAGCCGTCAGGGCAACACGTTCGGCATGGTTGGTATGGCCATTGCTATTGTTACGACATTGTTGCTGGCCCGCCCAAGCTTCGGCGGTCTGGTCCTGATCCTTCTTGGTATCGGTATTGGTGGCGGTATTGGCGCGGTGATTGCGCGTCGTATTGCCATGACGGCGATGCCGCAGCTCGTTGCGGCCTTTCACTCGCTGATCGGTCTTGCGGCGGTTCTCGTTGCGGCTGCTGCGATTTACTCGCCGCATTCCTTTGACATTGGTGAAGTGGGCCAGATCCACGCTCAGGCTCTGATTGAGATGTCGCTTGGCGTTGCTATTGGCGCGATTACCTTTACTGGCTCGATCATAGCCTTTCTTAAGCTCGACGGTCGTATGTCGGGCAAGCCGATCATGCTGCCCGGACGCCACCTGATCAATGCAGCACTCGCAATTGCGATTGTTTTGCTGATCGCCGTTCTGGTGAACACCGAAAGCCATTTCGTATTCTGGTTGATCGTTGTCCTATCGCTTGTCTTCGGTGTGTTGATCATCGTGCCAATTGGCGGCGCGGATATGCCGGTTGTCGTCTCCATGCTCAACTCCTATTCGGGCTGGGCTGCGGCAGGTATCGGTTTTACGTTAGGCAATCTGGCGCTGATCATCACTGGTGCGCTGGTTGGTTCGTCCGGTGCGATCCTGTCTTACATCATGTGTAAGGGCATGAACCGTTCGTTCATCTCGGTTATTCTCGGCGGCTTTGGTGGCGACACTTCTGCTGCCGGCGGTAATGGCGAGGTCGAACAACGCCCGGTCAAGCAGGGCTCGGCTGACGATGCGGCTTTCATCATGAAGAATGCATCGAAGGTTATCATCGTGCCGGGTTACGGTATGGCGGTAGCACAGGCACAGCACGCGCTGCGTGAAATGGCCGATAAGCTGAAGGCCGAAGGCGTGGAAGTGAAATACGCAATCCACCCTGTTGCCGGTCGTATGCCTGGCCATATGAACGTGTTGCTGGCTGAAGCCAATGTGCCTTACGATGAAGTGTTCGAACTTGAAGACATCAATTCGGAATTTGCGACGGCTGATGTTGCCTTCGTGATTGGTGCGAATGACGTGACCAATCCGGCAGCGAAGACCGATCCGCAATCGCCGATTTTCGGTATGCCGATCCTTGATGTCGACAAAGCTGGCACGGTTCTGTTCATCAAGCGCGGCATGGGCTCAGGCTATGCGGGCGTGGAAAACGAGCTGTTCTTCCGCGACAACACCATGATGCTCTTTGCTGACGCGAAGAAGATGGTGGAGAGTATTGTGAAGGCTTTGGATCACTAG
- a CDS encoding NAD(P) transhydrogenase subunit alpha, with protein sequence MADTALEKALESLNQAADAVRQAAENTAGLGDAAAAAAHAATGGVVDPFVFRFAIFILSIFVGYYVVWQVTPALHTPLMAVTNAISSVIVVGALLAVGLSLSGWATGFGFIALILASVNIFGGFLVTQRMLAMYKKKEK encoded by the coding sequence ATGGCCGATACAGCACTTGAAAAAGCTCTCGAGAGCCTCAATCAAGCGGCAGATGCCGTAAGACAGGCAGCCGAAAACACCGCTGGTCTTGGGGATGCAGCGGCGGCTGCAGCACATGCCGCAACGGGTGGTGTGGTCGATCCGTTTGTTTTCCGCTTTGCGATCTTTATCCTGTCGATCTTCGTCGGATATTACGTCGTCTGGCAGGTGACACCTGCGCTCCACACCCCGCTTATGGCCGTCACCAACGCTATTTCATCCGTCATTGTTGTCGGTGCACTGCTTGCGGTTGGCCTGTCGCTTTCGGGCTGGGCCACTGGCTTTGGTTTCATTGCGCTGATTCTTGCGAGCGTGAATATTTTTGGTGGCTTCCTCGTCACCCAGCGCATGCTTGCCATGTACAAGAAAAAAGAAAAGTGA
- a CDS encoding Re/Si-specific NAD(P)(+) transhydrogenase subunit alpha: MAQTIFIPKESDPNETRVAASAETVKKFIALGFDVVVEKGAGEKSRIIDTEFSGAGARIGTATDAKTADVILKVRRPNDAELKGYKSGAALFAMLDPYGHEDAVAALGKAGISAFTMEFMPRITRAQVMDVLSSQANLAGYQAVIDASSTYDRAMPMMMTAAGTVPAARVFVMGAGVAGLQAIATARRLGAVVTATDVRPAAKEQVASLGAKFIAVEDDEFKAAETSGGYAKEMSKEYQAKQAALVADHIAKQDIVITTALIPGRPAPRLVTKEMVAAMRPGSVLIDLAVERGGNVEGAIAGQVAEVNGVKIVGHLNVPGRIAATASQLYARNLYAFLETLVDKEAKLLKLDPEEELVKATLLTHQGKVVHPAFAKVDVVPVVEAETVAKPKAAPKTKPAAVKAEAAPAAVKPARKTTKKAPAKAAKTSADGGEA; encoded by the coding sequence TTGGCCCAGACTATATTCATTCCGAAAGAGAGTGATCCCAACGAGACCCGCGTTGCGGCATCCGCCGAGACGGTGAAGAAATTCATTGCTCTTGGCTTTGATGTCGTGGTGGAAAAAGGCGCAGGCGAAAAATCGCGTATCATCGATACCGAATTTTCTGGTGCCGGGGCGCGTATAGGAACTGCGACAGATGCCAAAACGGCAGATGTGATCCTCAAAGTACGCCGTCCAAACGACGCGGAACTCAAAGGATATAAATCGGGCGCGGCTCTCTTTGCGATGCTTGATCCTTATGGTCACGAAGATGCCGTCGCAGCATTGGGCAAGGCTGGAATTTCCGCATTCACCATGGAATTCATGCCACGTATTACGCGTGCGCAGGTGATGGACGTTTTGTCATCACAGGCCAATCTCGCGGGTTATCAGGCGGTCATTGACGCGTCCTCAACCTATGATCGCGCCATGCCGATGATGATGACGGCAGCGGGCACTGTTCCTGCGGCGCGCGTTTTTGTCATGGGTGCGGGTGTTGCAGGCTTGCAGGCTATTGCGACCGCACGTCGTCTTGGTGCTGTCGTAACCGCAACCGACGTGCGTCCGGCTGCCAAAGAGCAGGTGGCTTCCCTTGGTGCGAAATTCATCGCTGTCGAGGATGACGAGTTCAAGGCGGCTGAAACATCAGGCGGTTACGCCAAGGAAATGTCGAAGGAATATCAGGCAAAACAGGCTGCACTCGTTGCCGACCATATTGCCAAGCAGGATATAGTCATTACCACAGCACTCATTCCCGGCCGTCCGGCTCCGCGACTTGTGACCAAGGAAATGGTTGCGGCCATGCGTCCGGGTTCGGTGCTGATCGATCTGGCGGTTGAGCGCGGCGGCAACGTTGAGGGTGCAATTGCTGGTCAGGTTGCCGAGGTGAATGGTGTAAAGATTGTCGGGCATCTCAATGTACCGGGCCGGATCGCAGCGACTGCCTCGCAACTTTATGCGCGTAATCTTTATGCGTTCCTTGAAACACTTGTCGACAAGGAAGCCAAGCTTCTCAAACTCGATCCAGAAGAAGAGCTGGTAAAGGCAACGCTTCTTACCCATCAGGGCAAGGTCGTGCATCCGGCTTTTGCCAAGGTTGACGTGGTCCCCGTGGTTGAGGCCGAAACAGTCGCAAAGCCGAAAGCAGCACCCAAGACAAAGCCAGCGGCTGTGAAAGCAGAAGCGGCACCTGCTGCTGTAAAACCTGCTCGCAAGACAACCAAAAAAGCTCCCGCAAAAGCCGCAAAAACTTCCGCTGATGGAGGAGAGGCATAA
- a CDS encoding aa3-type cytochrome c oxidase subunit IV — translation MAEHHNTAPAELGASMDYPEHEKTYAGFTIVFKWGTVALVALLAAMAFGFFAGGFFSATVLFLLICVAAWFLL, via the coding sequence ATGGCAGAACATCACAATACAGCCCCAGCTGAACTTGGCGCGTCGATGGATTATCCTGAGCATGAGAAAACTTATGCGGGTTTCACGATCGTATTTAAATGGGGCACAGTAGCACTCGTTGCGCTTCTGGCTGCCATGGCGTTCGGCTTCTTCGCGGGTGGTTTCTTCTCCGCGACCGTTCTTTTCCTTCTTATCTGCGTTGCTGCCTGGTTCCTTCTCTAA
- a CDS encoding N-acyl amino acid synthase FeeM domain-containing protein: MTNEAVSGGQPPLSNFARQLLQFLDRVEYRRVVQAEDLEEIGRLRYRSYRTRNVMHEAEVPSIVDDIDRDSHAFVYGIHIDGQLVSTLRVHHITPDHRRGTSYALFPDILDPLLNSGMSFVDPTRFAADPELLSEYPAIPYVTLRIAAMASEYFEADQCLASVKPEHMAFYKRIFGTTVMAEAREHEGYGIRVGLGAAPIRNIRDAVAVRFPFFKSQPHERRAMFGNLVNGVGPLTILPTAKYTGLGV, translated from the coding sequence ATGACCAATGAAGCTGTCTCCGGCGGGCAACCGCCGCTATCCAATTTCGCGCGGCAGCTCTTGCAGTTTCTGGATCGGGTAGAATATCGTCGTGTTGTTCAAGCGGAAGATCTCGAAGAGATCGGTCGGTTGCGCTATCGATCCTATCGTACACGCAATGTGATGCATGAAGCGGAAGTGCCATCAATCGTCGATGACATTGATCGCGATAGCCATGCCTTTGTCTATGGTATCCACATTGATGGGCAGTTGGTCAGTACGTTGCGAGTTCACCACATCACGCCAGATCATCGCCGCGGCACAAGCTACGCACTTTTTCCTGATATTCTTGATCCGTTGCTGAACAGCGGCATGAGCTTTGTCGATCCCACACGATTTGCAGCAGATCCTGAGCTGCTGAGCGAATATCCGGCCATTCCTTATGTCACGCTTCGCATTGCCGCGATGGCTTCCGAATATTTCGAAGCTGATCAATGTCTTGCTTCAGTCAAGCCAGAGCATATGGCGTTCTACAAGCGCATTTTTGGTACAACGGTTATGGCTGAAGCGCGTGAGCATGAAGGTTATGGGATCAGGGTTGGCCTCGGTGCCGCGCCTATCCGCAATATTCGTGACGCGGTTGCTGTTCGATTTCCTTTTTTCAAGTCGCAGCCGCATGAACGTCGCGCCATGTTTGGCAATCTTGTAAATGGCGTGGGACCGCTGACCATCTTGCCGACCGCCAAATATACGGGTCTGGGTGTGTAA
- the tnpA gene encoding IS66-like element accessory protein TnpA: protein MSKYEILTGAERQRRWSTELKLSILHEAFGTDGSVSAVARRHGILPQQIYAWRNKFSLPKPEVPDASSFVPVSVIGSLGGPADGCARSSLRSRSGDVEIVLRNGRILRIVGEIDLEMLSSLVACVEVA, encoded by the coding sequence ATGTCGAAGTATGAGATCCTAACGGGAGCCGAACGACAACGCCGATGGTCCACCGAGCTGAAGCTTTCGATATTGCACGAAGCGTTCGGCACGGATGGCAGTGTTTCGGCTGTGGCGCGTCGACATGGTATTCTTCCCCAACAGATCTATGCCTGGCGAAACAAGTTCTCTCTCCCCAAGCCAGAGGTTCCGGATGCTTCTTCGTTTGTGCCGGTTTCTGTTATCGGGTCGTTGGGAGGCCCCGCCGACGGTTGCGCGAGGAGTAGTCTTCGGTCGCGGTCCGGAGACGTTGAGATTGTTCTGAGGAATGGCCGGATACTCAGAATTGTAGGGGAGATAGATCTTGAGATGCTGTCGTCCTTGGTCGCTTGTGTGGAGGTGGCATGA
- the tnpB gene encoding IS66 family insertion sequence element accessory protein TnpB (TnpB, as the term is used for proteins encoded by IS66 family insertion elements, is considered an accessory protein, since TnpC, encoded by a neighboring gene, is a DDE family transposase.) produces the protein MIGPSGNVRVYLACGVTDMRRGIDGLSALVEAITREAPGSGAIFGFRGKRADRIKLLWWDGQGFCLFYKILERGYFPWPTAKEGAAHLTQAQLSMLVEGIDWRRPAWTSAPGRTG, from the coding sequence ATGATCGGGCCTTCTGGGAATGTACGGGTCTATTTGGCCTGCGGAGTAACCGACATGCGGCGCGGAATTGATGGTCTGTCAGCATTGGTCGAAGCGATCACCAGGGAGGCACCGGGGTCTGGTGCGATCTTCGGGTTCCGGGGCAAACGCGCGGATCGGATTAAGCTTTTATGGTGGGATGGCCAGGGGTTCTGTTTGTTCTACAAGATTTTGGAGCGCGGATACTTTCCCTGGCCGACGGCTAAAGAGGGCGCGGCGCATCTGACTCAGGCTCAGCTTTCCATGCTTGTCGAAGGTATCGACTGGCGTCGACCGGCATGGACTTCCGCTCCTGGTCGCACGGGTTAA
- the tnpC gene encoding IS66 family transposase, whose translation MKTTPPNNQDELSALRALVAEQAAKLSEKEAEVGKRDTIIDLLRAQLDLLRHRQHGASSEKIDRKIEQFELMLEEIEASRTESDMRSGKNPLPELDDASEKPKRRPLPDDLPIQEVVYTAPCNCPTCGGMSFLKAADKVVQVMEHVPASVKIVRHVEKRMICKDCDTTVSGKIPTLPIERGKPGPGLLAHIMVAKFDDHIPLYRLSEMHDRLGVDISRSVMADWVGRVSILLTPLILLIRGHIAAVDRIHTDDTPVDVLDPGRGKTKTGRVWVYVFDGRGYQDTNPAAIAYYYSPDRKGAHPADHLANFSGVMHADGYGGYKKLYGNQIIEAACMAHVRRKFHDVIKLKPSPIAEEALSRIGALYDIEDRIRGMLPGERRTLRQQHAKPILADLKAWIEDTQQTLPQKQKLAEAMRYALSRWTALSVYIDDGRVEIDNNIAERAMRPLGIGRKNWLFAGSDKGGERIASILTIIETAKLHGHNPEAYLTDVLTRIQDHPKDRLEELLPWHWTSAKDLHEAA comes from the coding sequence ATGAAAACAACGCCGCCAAACAATCAGGACGAGCTATCAGCACTGCGTGCGCTCGTCGCTGAACAGGCGGCGAAGCTCAGCGAGAAAGAAGCTGAAGTCGGCAAGCGTGACACCATTATCGACCTTTTACGCGCCCAGTTGGATCTGCTCCGCCATCGACAGCACGGCGCTTCTTCTGAGAAGATAGACCGAAAGATCGAGCAATTCGAATTGATGCTGGAGGAGATCGAAGCATCCCGCACTGAGTCTGATATGCGCTCTGGAAAGAACCCTTTACCGGAGCTGGACGATGCATCCGAGAAGCCAAAGCGCAGACCATTGCCAGATGACCTTCCAATCCAGGAGGTGGTCTATACGGCTCCCTGCAATTGTCCGACCTGTGGGGGCATGTCGTTTCTGAAGGCCGCCGATAAGGTGGTTCAGGTGATGGAGCACGTGCCGGCATCTGTGAAGATTGTCCGCCATGTCGAAAAGCGAATGATCTGCAAAGACTGCGATACAACAGTGTCTGGCAAAATACCGACTCTGCCAATCGAGCGCGGTAAGCCTGGACCAGGGTTGCTCGCTCATATCATGGTCGCCAAGTTCGATGATCATATTCCGCTCTACCGTCTGTCCGAGATGCACGACCGACTGGGAGTAGACATCTCCCGCTCCGTCATGGCCGATTGGGTCGGTCGCGTCTCCATTCTGCTTACGCCGCTCATTTTACTGATCAGGGGCCATATCGCGGCGGTCGACCGGATACATACGGATGATACCCCGGTCGATGTTCTCGATCCCGGGAGGGGAAAGACCAAAACAGGCAGGGTCTGGGTCTATGTCTTCGATGGCCGTGGTTATCAGGATACCAATCCCGCAGCTATCGCCTACTATTATAGTCCTGATCGCAAGGGTGCGCATCCGGCTGACCATCTCGCTAACTTCAGCGGCGTGATGCATGCCGATGGCTATGGTGGTTATAAGAAGCTTTACGGCAATCAGATCATTGAGGCGGCCTGCATGGCGCATGTGCGTCGCAAGTTCCATGATGTGATCAAGCTCAAGCCATCACCTATTGCCGAGGAGGCGCTGTCACGCATCGGTGCGCTTTATGATATCGAGGATCGTATCCGCGGCATGCTGCCCGGTGAGCGCCGCACACTGCGCCAGCAACACGCCAAACCCATTCTGGCGGACCTGAAGGCGTGGATCGAAGATACGCAGCAGACATTGCCGCAAAAACAGAAGCTTGCCGAAGCGATGCGATACGCGCTGTCGCGATGGACAGCATTGAGCGTTTACATCGATGATGGCCGTGTCGAAATCGACAACAACATCGCCGAGCGTGCCATGCGTCCGCTTGGAATTGGACGAAAAAACTGGCTCTTCGCCGGATCAGACAAGGGCGGCGAGCGTATCGCCAGTATCCTGACTATCATCGAAACAGCCAAACTTCATGGGCACAATCCAGAGGCCTATCTGACAGACGTCCTGACCAGGATCCAGGATCACCCCAAGGATCGGCTTGAGGAGCTCCTGCCGTGGCATTGGACGTCAGCAAAAGACCTGCATGAGGCTGCATGA
- a CDS encoding serine hydrolase domain-containing protein, translated as MKRFLRYLLYVVICIIIVLGIGAAFFWKKIHEYWAVYEYAQVFKPDVIDENFRNLYKRYSSIRIPHTNDVSPLPKAERALPETYVYKGETRKLSDFLDRTDTTGFIVLKDGVIVHEEYARGNTEKTQSIAMSLSKSFVSFLIGNAVHDGQIKLDETVDHYAPVLKEGGYKGVTVKNVLQMSSGIGFNENYGDLNSDIVRYIVQMLTGSVVDFTAHLKNAVPQGTVNQYVSADTQVLALVLEGATGVPIQQYFGDRLWSKLGAEADAYWLADSKGEVVAAGGLNAVLRDYARFGLLYMNEGRNYRGEQIVPAQWVHDSVTPDEPYLMPGREMPSGKTAYGYGYQWWIPAEPQGDFCGVGIYGQFIYVNPAKRVVIVKTSAYANFNVDGQAVKEETINMFQSLANAI; from the coding sequence ATGAAGCGGTTTTTACGTTATCTATTATATGTAGTTATATGCATTATAATTGTTCTAGGTATTGGAGCGGCATTCTTTTGGAAAAAAATACATGAGTATTGGGCGGTGTATGAGTACGCTCAGGTGTTTAAGCCCGATGTGATTGATGAGAATTTTCGCAATCTTTACAAGCGCTACTCGTCAATCCGCATCCCACATACGAATGATGTTAGTCCTCTGCCAAAAGCCGAGCGGGCATTGCCCGAGACTTATGTCTACAAAGGCGAAACGCGCAAACTTTCTGATTTTCTCGACCGGACAGATACGACAGGATTTATCGTTCTCAAAGACGGCGTGATCGTCCATGAAGAATATGCGCGCGGTAACACCGAGAAAACGCAATCCATTGCGATGTCTCTTTCAAAATCCTTTGTTTCCTTTCTGATCGGCAATGCTGTTCATGATGGACAGATCAAGCTGGACGAGACGGTCGATCATTATGCGCCGGTGCTCAAAGAGGGTGGCTATAAGGGCGTTACTGTCAAAAACGTTCTGCAAATGTCGTCAGGTATTGGCTTCAACGAGAATTACGGCGATCTGAATTCAGATATTGTGCGTTACATCGTGCAGATGCTGACAGGCTCGGTTGTTGATTTCACCGCTCATTTGAAAAATGCGGTGCCACAGGGAACCGTCAATCAATATGTTTCTGCTGATACGCAGGTTCTGGCTCTGGTTCTCGAAGGGGCGACGGGCGTGCCGATTCAGCAATATTTCGGCGATAGGCTTTGGTCAAAACTCGGAGCAGAAGCTGACGCATACTGGCTGGCTGATTCAAAAGGCGAGGTTGTCGCTGCGGGTGGCTTGAATGCTGTTCTTCGCGATTATGCCCGCTTTGGGCTGCTCTACATGAATGAAGGGCGCAATTATCGCGGTGAGCAGATTGTGCCTGCCCAGTGGGTCCATGATTCCGTAACGCCTGATGAGCCATACTTGATGCCTGGACGGGAAATGCCCTCGGGGAAGACGGCTTATGGCTACGGCTATCAGTGGTGGATTCCCGCAGAGCCTCAAGGCGACTTTTGTGGCGTGGGGATTTACGGGCAATTCATCTACGTTAATCCCGCCAAACGCGTGGTGATCGTTAAAACGTCGGCTTATGCAAATTTCAATGTCGATGGTCAGGCAGTGAAAGAAGAAACAATCAACATGTTTCAATCTTTGGCCAACGCGATCTAG